The genomic DNA TAAAACGACGAAGAAGGTTCCTAGACCGACGAACTTCTGATAGGTATGCCTCATGGGGAATCTTCTACCTGATCGCCATCCCAACAGGGACTTCTTCATCCTCGACGTCTCCGACGCCGCGCCGAAAGATGATATGGCATCCATGGAGCACCCGGTTTTTTCCTTGTCGGTCAAACCCGACATGCGGGAACTCGACTACACGCACGATGGCAAACGGGTCGTGATCGTGCCGAGCGGCAAGGGGCTCGCCACGATAATGGACAAGGACATCCTGCTCTACTGTATCAGCAAGCTGGTGCATCAGATGAATGCTGGCGAGCCGATCAGTCAGTGGGTCGAGCTGTCGGCCCATGAAGCGATGATCGCTACCAACTGGCGTACCAATCGCGAGAGCTACCAGCGTTTCGAGGATGCTCTCGATCGGCTGCGTGGAACGACGATCAAGACGAACATCAAGACGAACGATCACGTGCAGGTGCGCGGGTTTGGTCTGATCGATGCCTACGAGATCAATCGCAAAGACGGCTCCGGTGAGGAAGATCCGTTCGGGCGCATGGCCAAGGTTCGGATCAAGGTCTCGGACTGGACCTTCCGGGCGGTGCAGGGGATGGAAGTTCTGACCATCAATCCGAAGTATTTCAGGCTTCGTCGCCCGCTGGAGCGGCGAATATACGAGCTGGCTCGAAAGCACGTCGGAGATCAGACACGGCCCTTCCGGATCGGCCTGGATAAGCTTCAACGCAAGGTCGGGAGCAACTCACCTGCGAAGAAGTTCAAATTCTTCGTAAAGCAAATTGCTCACGACGGTCATCTACCCGACTATGACATTGCGGTGGATGGCGACATGGCAATTTTTACAGCCAAACGTGCCGGCTTCTCAGGCAATCAAAGCCTTCTCGATCTCGACATGCCGTCTGTCCCCTCCCCTGCCCTTCTGGCAAAAGCCAGAAAGGCAGCTCCCGGCCTGGACATTTACGCGCTCTACAGCGATTGGCAGGACTTCACGGCAAGACAAACGGAACCGCCGAGAAACCTTGATGCCGCGTTCCTCGGTTTCTGCAAGAAACGGTTCCAAGGACGCGCTTGATCGACTTTCACATATGAAGGTGTGCACACGATCACACCTTCATACCGTCAAGCTATTGCGGCTCTTTCGGACGGCTCGCGATCATCGGCTTGCGGCGACTTTGGAATATCATGTCGATCGCCTCTGCCAGTAGCGCCTGGACCGAACTATCTTCGGCTAACGCGATCTCCCGGAGCTGCTTGGAAACTGCGGGGTCGAAGTACCCCCCGACGTGCTTGGTTGACTTTCGCGACGGCCTTGCATGAGGTGATGGCTTCGCTTCATCGGAGAGTGCTTCTACCGCTTCCAACGCCGGTTGGGACCTCGGCTTGAGCGCGGACGCGAACTTGTTGCTCATGCGACGTTACCTTCCAGCTCACGTGTGGGGATGTGCAGGTGTTCACACATGAACGCGTGCAGTTGTGATGCTTCCTGGGCAGCCTTGCCTTCTGGCTCGAACTCTTCCGCCGACTGGCCGCTGATCAGAGCGCGCGAAAACGCGACCCGCTGGCGCAGTTGGACCGGACAAATTCCGACCCCAAGCTCTGCGATAGCTTCGGCGGCTTCAGTTGCCTCGCTGCCTTGCGGTGCGACGGCATTCATCACCACGAAGATCGGCTTTCCTGTCGTCTTTACCAGATTGAGCGTGTTGCTGATGGCCTCGATATCCAGGATCGCGGGGCGGCAAGGCACGAGTATCAAGTCAGCGGTCTTTGCAGCTTCCAGGGCCGCACTGTCCGAGTGAGGAGCGGTGTCGATGATGAGCAAATCGCCTTCCATGTCCCTTACGCGGCCGATCTCATGGTTGAGCCGGCTGGCATGGGCCGACAACACAACGGGAACCTCCGCGACGCGCCGGTCGCTCCAGTTCGCCGCCGAGGCTTGGGGGTCGAGATCGATGATTGCGGTATTGCGGCCCTGCAGGGCCGATGACGTCGCCAGATGGAGGGCGAGGGTGGTTTTGCCCGCTCCGCCTTTCTGACTGATGATTGCAACGGTTTTCATGACTGCTCCTTTGTGTGCGCGGTTTCACGTCTTCACGTGTGCACACTATCACGCGCGAACGTGTCAGCGTCCTCACATGTGCAAGTGTTCGGAACAATCTTGTCCGATGTGCCAATGCTGCGACAGTCGTTGAGCCCCGATTTTAAACCTGATCGAGACTCGTTCTTGAACTATACGCCAATGACCTATATGTCATTAGCCAACAAAAGGCGGGATGATGACCAAGCTCCAGACTGTCGCGGAGATGCCCGAGTTCCAACGGCGGGCGAAGGCCATCATGTCCGACGAGGAG from Paracoccus sediminicola includes the following:
- a CDS encoding AAA family ATPase; this encodes MKTVAIISQKGGAGKTTLALHLATSSALQGRNTAIIDLDPQASAANWSDRRVAEVPVVLSAHASRLNHEIGRVRDMEGDLLIIDTAPHSDSAALEAAKTADLILVPCRPAILDIEAISNTLNLVKTTGKPIFVVMNAVAPQGSEATEAAEAIAELGVGICPVQLRQRVAFSRALISGQSAEEFEPEGKAAQEASQLHAFMCEHLHIPTRELEGNVA
- a CDS encoding replication initiator protein A, with translation MGNLLPDRHPNRDFFILDVSDAAPKDDMASMEHPVFSLSVKPDMRELDYTHDGKRVVIVPSGKGLATIMDKDILLYCISKLVHQMNAGEPISQWVELSAHEAMIATNWRTNRESYQRFEDALDRLRGTTIKTNIKTNDHVQVRGFGLIDAYEINRKDGSGEEDPFGRMAKVRIKVSDWTFRAVQGMEVLTINPKYFRLRRPLERRIYELARKHVGDQTRPFRIGLDKLQRKVGSNSPAKKFKFFVKQIAHDGHLPDYDIAVDGDMAIFTAKRAGFSGNQSLLDLDMPSVPSPALLAKARKAAPGLDIYALYSDWQDFTARQTEPPRNLDAAFLGFCKKRFQGRA
- a CDS encoding ribbon-helix-helix domain-containing protein, with the protein product MSNKFASALKPRSQPALEAVEALSDEAKPSPHARPSRKSTKHVGGYFDPAVSKQLREIALAEDSSVQALLAEAIDMIFQSRRKPMIASRPKEPQ